From a single Streptomyces sp. 1331.2 genomic region:
- a CDS encoding FAD-dependent monooxygenase, translating into MKTVLISGGGIAGTALAALLSRRGFAPTVVERAPGLRGGGQAVDIRGVALEVVERLGVLERARAHRTRMRGMTVLDGEGREVYRSTESTISSGRLDSDDIELLRDDLVRILHERATEDAGTRFVFGDAVTALDQDEDGVRVSFAHAGPRRYDLVVGADGLHSAVRRLAFGPEERFARHLGTHLAIFSADNFLGLEDWQLWLRDGEAGYGVYPVRDNSELRIAFGFAGEPLPEERRAPESQKALVAERMAALRWETPRLLKALAEAPDLYCDSMTQIRMDRWSRGRVVLLGDAGYCASPLSGQGTSLALVGAHVLADALAEARTRSDGDHRAAFAAYEQRLRPFVELNQALATENPGGPAAEESVERAKNAISLDD; encoded by the coding sequence ATGAAGACCGTGCTCATCTCCGGCGGCGGTATCGCCGGTACTGCGCTCGCCGCCCTGCTGAGCCGCCGGGGCTTCGCCCCCACGGTGGTGGAGCGCGCCCCCGGGCTGCGCGGCGGCGGACAGGCCGTGGACATCCGGGGCGTCGCCCTGGAGGTGGTCGAGCGGCTGGGCGTGCTGGAGCGAGCCCGTGCCCACCGCACCCGGATGCGGGGCATGACCGTTCTGGACGGTGAGGGCCGGGAGGTGTACCGCTCCACCGAGAGCACGATCAGCAGCGGACGGCTCGACAGCGACGACATCGAGCTGCTGCGCGACGACCTCGTCCGGATCTTGCACGAACGGGCGACGGAGGACGCGGGCACCCGCTTCGTGTTCGGGGACGCCGTGACCGCGCTCGACCAGGACGAGGACGGCGTCCGGGTCTCCTTCGCACACGCCGGACCACGCCGGTACGACCTGGTGGTGGGCGCCGACGGCCTGCACTCGGCCGTCCGCCGACTGGCCTTCGGACCCGAGGAGCGCTTCGCCCGCCACCTCGGCACGCATCTGGCCATCTTCAGCGCGGACAACTTCCTGGGCCTGGAGGACTGGCAGCTGTGGCTGCGCGACGGCGAGGCCGGCTACGGCGTCTACCCGGTGCGGGACAACTCCGAGCTGCGGATCGCCTTCGGCTTCGCCGGCGAGCCGCTGCCGGAGGAGCGGCGCGCTCCGGAGTCGCAGAAGGCGCTCGTCGCCGAGCGGATGGCGGCGCTGCGCTGGGAGACCCCGAGGCTGCTGAAGGCCCTGGCCGAGGCACCCGACCTCTACTGCGACTCGATGACGCAGATCCGGATGGACCGCTGGTCGCGCGGCCGGGTCGTCCTACTCGGGGACGCGGGCTACTGCGCCTCCCCGCTGTCGGGCCAGGGCACCAGCCTCGCCCTGGTCGGCGCTCACGTCCTCGCCGACGCGCTCGCCGAGGCCCGCACCCGCTCCGACGGCGACCACCGGGCCGCCTTCGCCGCGTACGAGCAGCGGCTGCGCCCGTTCGTCGAACTCAACCAGGCCCTGGCGACCGAGAATCCCGGCGGGCCGGCCGCCGAGGAGTCGGTGGAGCGGGCCAAGAACGCGATCTCGCTGGACGACTGA
- a CDS encoding YjbQ family protein, producing MADNNHSMSTGLFQTTTLEITTGSREVALDITDRCAAFLDERAAGRDGLLNVFVPHATAGIAVLETGSGSDDDFLATLRELLPADDRWRHRHGSPGHGRDHVVPGLVAPHATLPVIGGQLALGVWQSVVLVDTNGDNPRRTVRLSFLG from the coding sequence ATGGCGGACAACAACCACTCCATGTCGACCGGTCTGTTCCAGACCACCACCCTCGAAATCACCACGGGCAGCCGCGAGGTCGCGCTCGACATCACCGACCGCTGCGCCGCGTTCCTCGACGAGCGTGCCGCCGGGCGCGACGGCCTGCTCAACGTCTTCGTCCCGCACGCCACCGCCGGGATCGCCGTCCTGGAGACCGGGTCCGGCAGCGACGACGACTTCCTCGCCACCCTGCGCGAACTGCTCCCGGCCGACGACCGCTGGCGCCATCGGCACGGCAGCCCCGGCCACGGCCGGGACCACGTGGTGCCCGGACTGGTCGCCCCGCACGCGACCCTGCCGGTGATCGGCGGCCAACTGGCCCTCGGCGTCTGGCAGTCCGTGGTGCTGGTCGACACCAACGGCGACAACCCGCGCCGTACCGTCCGGCTCTCGTTCCTCGGCTGA
- a CDS encoding DUF1990 family protein yields the protein MPTHLHQRLLAARATTPSYAEVGATRGGRLPDGYAHLRRRVHLGHGPEVLERAGRYVLGWGTQLGTGFAVYPGGPARDGDTVLLRLSLPASRWPRLVIPCRVVWTVDEPDRIGFAYGTLPGHPECGEEAFLVSMGADGEVWFEVTAFSRLSAWYARLGRPVALLCQHLAIERYLTTVAAHVGDR from the coding sequence ATGCCCACGCATCTCCACCAGCGCCTGCTCGCCGCCCGCGCCACCACCCCCTCGTACGCCGAGGTCGGGGCCACCCGGGGCGGGCGGCTGCCGGACGGCTACGCGCACCTGCGACGGCGGGTGCACCTCGGGCACGGCCCCGAGGTGCTGGAGCGGGCAGGGCGGTACGTGCTCGGCTGGGGCACTCAGTTGGGCACCGGCTTCGCGGTGTACCCGGGCGGTCCGGCCCGGGACGGGGACACGGTGCTGCTGCGGCTGAGCCTGCCGGCGAGCCGGTGGCCCCGGCTGGTGATCCCCTGCCGGGTGGTGTGGACGGTGGACGAGCCGGACCGGATCGGATTCGCATACGGGACGCTCCCCGGGCACCCGGAGTGCGGCGAGGAGGCGTTCCTGGTGTCGATGGGCGCCGACGGCGAGGTGTGGTTCGAGGTCACCGCGTTCTCCCGGCTGTCCGCCTGGTACGCCCGCCTGGGGCGTCCGGTCGCGCTGCTCTGCCAGCACCTGGCGATCGAGCGCTACCTCACGACCGTGGCCGCCCACGTCGGCGACCGGTAG
- a CDS encoding lysophospholipid acyltransferase family protein, whose protein sequence is MLDLVTRLVLKPVSRGIWRPAIEGIENVPRKGGVILASNHLSFIDSVVIPLTAPRRVHFLAKAEYFTGTGFKGRLSKGFFEAIGAVPVERGTYRSAQASLESALEILEAGKAFGIYPEGTRSLDGRLYRGKTGVAWLALTAGVPVVPVALEGPEQILPVGKRVPRLKKVTVRFGEPLHFDELHGQARSLKARRQVTDEVMAAIQRLSGQEVAESYNEVPKAA, encoded by the coding sequence GTGCTCGACCTCGTCACCAGGCTGGTGCTGAAACCGGTTTCACGGGGAATCTGGCGCCCGGCCATCGAGGGCATCGAGAACGTGCCGCGCAAGGGCGGGGTGATCCTGGCCAGCAACCACCTGTCGTTCATCGACAGCGTGGTGATCCCGCTGACCGCCCCGCGCCGGGTCCACTTCCTCGCCAAGGCCGAGTACTTCACCGGCACCGGCTTCAAGGGCCGCCTCTCCAAGGGCTTCTTCGAGGCGATCGGCGCGGTGCCGGTCGAGCGCGGCACCTACCGCTCCGCCCAGGCCTCGCTGGAGTCGGCGCTGGAGATCCTGGAGGCCGGCAAGGCCTTCGGCATCTACCCCGAGGGCACCCGCTCGCTGGACGGCCGGCTCTACCGGGGCAAGACGGGCGTCGCCTGGCTCGCGCTGACCGCGGGCGTGCCGGTGGTGCCGGTGGCGCTGGAGGGGCCGGAGCAGATCCTGCCGGTGGGCAAGCGGGTGCCGCGGCTCAAGAAGGTGACGGTCCGCTTCGGCGAGCCGCTGCACTTCGACGAGCTGCACGGGCAGGCCCGCTCGCTGAAGGCGCGTCGGCAGGTGACCGACGAGGTGATGGCGGCGATCCAGCGGCTCTCCGGCCAGGAGGTCGCGGAGAGCTACAACGAGGTGCCGAAGGCGGCCTGA
- a CDS encoding LysE family translocator gives MDTLTSAVSGHAVLGIAAVALGMVLSPGPNMIYLVSRSIAQGRRAGLISLAGVATGFLVYLVAVTAGVAAVFSVVPALYTAIKLAGAGYLLWLAWKAVKPGGTAVFAPQELPPDPPRRLFAMGFLTCLLNPKIAIMYVSLLPQFVAPERGHVALQSLVLGLTQIAIAVTVNGLIAVSAGSIAAFLNRRPGWLRIQRYAMGTVLAGLAVHIAADRAKAVAV, from the coding sequence GCCGTGAGCGGCCACGCCGTGCTCGGGATCGCCGCCGTGGCGCTGGGCATGGTGCTCTCGCCGGGGCCCAACATGATCTACCTGGTCTCGCGCTCGATCGCGCAGGGCCGTCGGGCCGGGCTGATCTCGCTGGCCGGGGTGGCGACCGGTTTCCTGGTCTACCTCGTCGCGGTGACGGCGGGGGTGGCCGCGGTGTTCTCGGTGGTGCCCGCCCTCTACACCGCGATCAAGCTGGCCGGCGCCGGCTACCTGCTCTGGCTGGCCTGGAAGGCCGTCAAGCCGGGTGGCACGGCGGTCTTCGCGCCGCAGGAGCTGCCGCCGGACCCGCCGCGCCGACTGTTCGCGATGGGTTTCCTGACCTGCCTGCTCAACCCCAAGATCGCCATCATGTACGTCTCGCTGCTGCCGCAGTTCGTGGCGCCGGAGCGCGGTCACGTCGCCCTGCAGAGCCTGGTGCTGGGCCTGACCCAGATCGCGATCGCCGTCACCGTCAACGGACTGATCGCGGTCAGCGCGGGCAGCATCGCCGCCTTCCTCAACCGCCGCCCCGGCTGGCTGAGGATCCAGCGGTACGCGATGGGCACCGTCCTCGCCGGCCTCGCCGTGCACATCGCCGCCGACCGCGCCAAGGCGGTGGCGGTATAG
- a CDS encoding ABC transporter ATP-binding protein, translated as MRPAAIDWTPPDRAEGEPRPPAQWRRILTLFRPYRGRLATVGLLVAASAVVSVVSPFLLKAVLDTAIPQGRTGLLSLLALGMILTAVVNSVFNVLQTLISTTVGQRVMHDLRTAVYGHLQRQSLAFFTRTRTGEVQSRIANDIGGMQSTVTSTATSLVSNLTAVVASVVAMVALDWRLTVVSLVLLPLFVWISRRVGQERKKITTQRQKQLAAMSSAVQESLSVSGILLGRTMGRSDSLAREFTGQSDQLADLEVRASMAGRWRMNTIQIVMAAMPALIYWAAGLTSAAGAPIVSVGTLVAFVTLQQGLFRPTVSLLSTGVDVQTSLALFQRIFEYLDLPVEIAEPAQPVTLTDIRGEVRFEQVDFRYDPAQERPTLSGVDLKVRAGTSLAVVGETGSGKTTLSYLVPRLYDVTGGRVTLDGVDVRDLSFDTLARAVGVVSQETYLFHASVAENLRFAKPGATDAELVEAARAAQVHDTIAALPDGYDTLVGERGYRFSGGEKQRLALARTILRNPPVLILDEATSALDNRTERAVQQAVDTLAAGRTTITIAHRLSTVRAADQIAVLDHGEVVELGTHEELVELDGRYAALLRREAPAAAVLSDTALGHA; from the coding sequence TTGAGGCCAGCCGCCATCGACTGGACCCCGCCCGATCGCGCCGAGGGCGAGCCCCGCCCGCCGGCCCAGTGGCGGCGGATCCTCACGCTCTTCCGCCCGTACCGCGGCCGGCTCGCCACCGTCGGACTGCTGGTCGCCGCCTCCGCCGTGGTCTCGGTGGTCTCGCCGTTCCTGCTGAAGGCCGTGCTGGACACCGCCATCCCGCAGGGCCGCACCGGGCTGCTCAGCCTGCTCGCGCTCGGGATGATCCTCACCGCCGTGGTGAACAGCGTCTTCAACGTGCTGCAGACGCTGATCTCCACCACTGTCGGCCAGCGCGTGATGCACGACCTGCGCACCGCCGTCTACGGCCACCTGCAACGCCAGTCGCTGGCCTTCTTCACCCGCACCCGCACCGGCGAGGTGCAGTCCCGGATCGCCAATGACATCGGCGGCATGCAGTCCACGGTGACCTCCACCGCGACCAGCCTGGTCTCCAACCTCACCGCGGTCGTCGCCTCCGTGGTCGCCATGGTCGCCCTCGACTGGCGGCTCACCGTCGTCTCGCTCGTCCTGCTCCCGCTGTTCGTCTGGATCAGCCGCCGGGTCGGCCAGGAGCGCAAGAAGATCACCACCCAGCGGCAGAAGCAGCTGGCCGCGATGAGCTCGGCGGTCCAGGAGTCGCTCTCGGTCAGCGGCATCCTGCTCGGCCGCACGATGGGCCGCTCCGACTCGCTCGCCCGCGAGTTCACCGGCCAGTCCGACCAGCTCGCCGACCTGGAGGTCCGGGCCAGCATGGCCGGACGCTGGCGGATGAACACCATCCAGATCGTGATGGCCGCGATGCCCGCGCTGATCTACTGGGCGGCCGGACTGACCTCCGCCGCCGGCGCGCCGATCGTCTCGGTCGGCACCCTGGTCGCCTTCGTCACCCTCCAGCAGGGCCTCTTCCGCCCGACCGTGAGCCTGCTCTCCACCGGCGTGGACGTCCAGACCTCGCTCGCGCTCTTCCAGCGCATCTTCGAGTACCTCGACCTGCCGGTGGAGATCGCCGAGCCGGCGCAGCCGGTCACCCTCACCGACATCCGAGGCGAAGTCCGCTTCGAGCAGGTCGACTTCCGTTACGACCCCGCGCAGGAACGCCCGACCCTCTCCGGCGTCGACCTCAAGGTCCGGGCCGGCACCTCACTGGCCGTGGTCGGCGAGACCGGCTCGGGCAAGACCACCCTCAGCTACCTCGTCCCGCGGCTGTACGACGTCACCGGAGGCCGGGTCACCCTGGACGGCGTGGACGTCCGCGACCTCTCCTTCGACACCCTGGCCCGCGCGGTCGGCGTGGTCTCCCAGGAGACCTACCTCTTCCACGCCTCCGTCGCCGAGAACCTGCGCTTCGCCAAACCCGGCGCCACCGACGCCGAACTGGTCGAAGCCGCCCGGGCCGCCCAGGTCCACGACACCATCGCCGCCCTGCCGGACGGCTACGACACCCTGGTCGGCGAGCGCGGCTACCGCTTCTCCGGCGGCGAGAAGCAGCGCCTGGCACTCGCCCGGACGATCCTGCGCAACCCGCCGGTGCTGATCCTCGACGAGGCCACCAGCGCACTGGACAACCGCACCGAACGCGCCGTCCAGCAGGCCGTGGACACCCTGGCCGCCGGCCGCACCACCATCACCATCGCGCACCGGCTCTCCACCGTCCGGGCCGCCGACCAGATCGCCGTCCTGGACCACGGCGAGGTGGTCGAACTCGGCACCCACGAGGAGCTGGTGGAGCTGGACGGCCGGTACGCGGCCCTGCTGCGCCGGGAGGCACCGGCGGCGGCCGTCCTGTCGGACACCGCCCTCGGTCACGCGTGA
- a CDS encoding SDR family NAD(P)-dependent oxidoreductase, protein MTTALITGATAGIGAAFARRLARSGYQLVLVARDTERLERAAADLQGKYGVETEVLTADLATDEGIGAVEARLADSARPVDLLVNNAGFGNKGQFGTVPLQDELDMLKVHIEAILRLTTAALPGMRERRRGAIVNVASVAAFLPRGTYGASKAWVVSFTQGVLRDLGGTGVRMMALCPGFTRTEFHQRAGMGTGNIPSWSWLSAERVVDEAMRDLARGRSLSVPGKRYKAAVAIARVLPPGRLGGLSSKAARTYRTD, encoded by the coding sequence ATGACCACAGCCTTGATCACCGGCGCGACCGCCGGCATCGGAGCCGCCTTCGCCCGCCGGCTCGCCCGCAGCGGCTACCAGCTCGTCCTGGTGGCGCGGGACACCGAGCGCCTGGAGCGCGCGGCCGCGGACCTGCAGGGGAAGTACGGAGTCGAGACGGAGGTGCTGACCGCCGACCTCGCGACCGACGAGGGCATCGGCGCCGTCGAGGCCCGCCTGGCCGACTCGGCCCGCCCCGTGGACCTCCTCGTGAACAACGCCGGCTTCGGCAACAAGGGCCAGTTCGGGACCGTCCCGCTCCAGGACGAGCTGGACATGCTGAAGGTGCACATCGAGGCGATCCTGCGGCTGACCACGGCCGCGCTGCCGGGGATGCGCGAGCGCCGCCGGGGTGCGATCGTCAACGTCGCCTCGGTGGCGGCCTTCCTGCCGCGCGGCACGTACGGGGCGAGCAAGGCCTGGGTGGTCAGCTTCACCCAGGGCGTGCTGCGCGACCTGGGTGGTACGGGCGTGCGGATGATGGCGCTGTGCCCGGGCTTCACCCGGACCGAGTTCCACCAGCGGGCGGGCATGGGCACCGGCAACATCCCGTCCTGGTCCTGGCTCTCGGCCGAGCGGGTGGTGGACGAGGCGATGCGCGACCTGGCCCGCGGCCGGTCGTTGTCCGTGCCGGGCAAGCGCTACAAGGCCGCGGTGGCCATCGCCCGGGTGCTGCCGCCGGGCAGGCTCGGGGGCCTGTCCTCCAAGGCGGCGCGCACGTACCGGACCGACTGA
- a CDS encoding bifunctional glycosyltransferase/CDP-glycerol:glycerophosphate glycerophosphotransferase — protein sequence MSLLLSIVLPVHGVERYLPRCLDSILGDSPAQESRFEVIAVDDLSPDGSGAILDAYAARDPRLRVMHLTENQGLGGARTAALPQARGEYVWFVDSDDWVPERTVGVLLDELEQERRREAPADVLITDFTHVYPDGETEPNPWRHVLVGSPLVEGCTLAEHPALFQTVMSVWNKVFRREFLDGLGVSFGRGYYEDISVTYPALLAAGRLRYLDRPCYFYRRGRDGAITATASPKHADVFAQYDAIFAFLDRQDRPGRPVPESLRTLVFDRTVRQALNVYDTPGLVPTDLRKDFFQRIARHFDRHRPAGYRFPGGLRGVQYRLAARGARIAYAELRRTGRLPRELKRGARAVAPAVKKGMRSGARFTAYNAFRRLPLDEHLAVYAAYWHRGYACSPAAIYEKAKELAPQVRGVWVVENRRQAATLPAGVPYVIVNTPAYLKAMATAKYFVNNVNFPRTMAKRPGSVHVQTQHGTPLKAMGMDLRDRPAAAEGMDFDLLQEAIDRWDFLVSPNPHTSEHFARAFPGRYEMLDTGYPRNDRLADATPDQVRAMRERFDLRPGTTAVLYAPTHRGGKGGYVPLLDVAELARRLGPGFTLLVRTHYFHTGGPGDLTADGEAARIVDVSAHPTVEDLYLAADVLVTDYSSMMFDYAVLDRPVVVFAPDWEEYQRERGVYFDLFAEPPGAVTQTAEELARALLAGDPAPEARARFRAKFCVWDDGGAAERVVRRVFPVDGKR from the coding sequence GTGTCCCTCCTCCTCAGCATCGTGCTCCCGGTCCACGGCGTGGAGCGGTACCTGCCGCGCTGCCTCGACTCCATCCTCGGTGACTCCCCCGCCCAGGAGTCCCGCTTCGAGGTGATCGCGGTCGACGACCTCTCCCCCGACGGCTCGGGCGCGATCCTGGACGCCTACGCGGCCCGCGACCCCCGGCTGCGGGTGATGCACCTCACCGAGAACCAGGGCCTCGGCGGCGCCCGCACCGCCGCCCTGCCGCAGGCGCGCGGCGAGTACGTCTGGTTCGTGGACAGCGACGACTGGGTGCCCGAGCGGACCGTCGGCGTGCTCCTGGACGAGCTGGAGCAGGAGCGCCGCCGGGAGGCCCCGGCCGACGTGCTGATCACCGACTTCACCCACGTCTACCCGGACGGCGAGACCGAGCCCAACCCCTGGCGGCACGTGCTGGTCGGCTCCCCGCTGGTCGAGGGCTGCACCCTGGCCGAACACCCGGCGCTGTTCCAGACCGTGATGTCGGTGTGGAACAAGGTCTTCCGCCGCGAGTTCCTGGACGGCCTGGGCGTCTCCTTCGGCCGCGGCTACTACGAGGACATCTCGGTCACCTACCCCGCGCTGCTGGCCGCCGGGCGGCTGCGCTACCTCGATCGCCCCTGCTACTTCTACCGGCGCGGCCGGGACGGCGCGATCACCGCCACCGCCTCGCCCAAGCACGCGGACGTGTTCGCCCAGTACGACGCGATCTTCGCCTTCCTGGACCGCCAGGACCGCCCCGGCCGGCCCGTCCCGGAGTCGCTGCGCACCCTGGTCTTCGACCGGACGGTGCGCCAGGCGCTCAACGTCTACGACACCCCCGGCCTGGTCCCGACCGACCTGCGCAAGGACTTCTTCCAGCGCATCGCCCGGCACTTCGACCGCCACCGCCCGGCCGGCTACCGCTTCCCCGGCGGGCTGCGCGGCGTGCAGTACCGGCTGGCCGCGCGCGGCGCCCGGATCGCCTACGCCGAGCTGCGCCGGACCGGCCGGCTGCCGCGCGAACTCAAGCGCGGGGCACGGGCGGTGGCGCCCGCGGTGAAGAAGGGGATGCGCAGCGGCGCCCGGTTCACCGCGTACAACGCCTTCCGCCGGCTGCCGTTGGACGAGCACCTGGCGGTCTACGCCGCGTACTGGCACCGGGGTTACGCCTGCAGTCCGGCGGCGATCTACGAGAAGGCGAAGGAACTCGCGCCGCAGGTACGGGGCGTGTGGGTGGTGGAGAACCGCCGGCAGGCCGCCACGCTGCCGGCCGGGGTGCCGTACGTGATCGTCAACACCCCGGCGTACCTCAAGGCGATGGCGACCGCCAAGTACTTCGTCAACAACGTCAACTTCCCGCGTACGATGGCCAAGCGGCCCGGCTCGGTGCACGTCCAGACCCAGCACGGTACCCCCCTCAAGGCCATGGGCATGGACCTGCGCGACCGCCCCGCGGCGGCGGAGGGGATGGACTTCGACCTGCTCCAGGAGGCCATCGACCGCTGGGACTTCCTGGTCTCCCCCAACCCGCACACCAGTGAGCACTTCGCCCGCGCCTTCCCCGGCCGGTACGAGATGCTGGACACCGGCTACCCGCGCAACGACCGGCTCGCGGACGCCACCCCGGACCAGGTGCGCGCGATGCGCGAGCGGTTCGACCTGCGGCCGGGCACCACGGCCGTGCTGTACGCGCCGACCCACCGCGGCGGCAAGGGCGGTTACGTGCCGCTGCTGGACGTGGCCGAGCTGGCCCGGCGGCTGGGCCCGGGCTTCACGCTGCTGGTGCGCACGCACTACTTCCACACCGGGGGGCCGGGCGACCTGACGGCCGACGGGGAGGCGGCGCGGATCGTGGACGTCTCGGCGCACCCGACCGTCGAGGACCTGTACCTCGCGGCGGACGTGCTGGTGACGGACTACTCGTCGATGATGTTCGACTACGCGGTGCTGGACCGGCCGGTGGTGGTCTTCGCGCCGGACTGGGAGGAGTACCAGCGCGAGCGCGGCGTCTACTTCGACCTGTTCGCGGAGCCGCCGGGCGCGGTCACGCAGACCGCGGAGGAGCTGGCGCGGGCGCTGCTGGCGGGCGATCCGGCTCCGGAGGCGCGGGCGCGGTTCCGGGCGAAGTTCTGCGTCTGGGACGACGGCGGGGCGGCGGAGCGGGTGGTGCGCCGGGTGTTCCCGGTGGACGGCAAGCGGTAG
- a CDS encoding EF-hand domain-containing protein has product METTEAIKAFFDRFDQDGDGKITAAEYALAANEMGDHDVTISMAEALIHTMDTDHDGVLTFEEFLAARRR; this is encoded by the coding sequence ATGGAGACCACCGAGGCGATCAAGGCCTTTTTCGACCGCTTCGACCAGGACGGCGACGGCAAGATCACTGCGGCCGAGTACGCGCTCGCCGCGAACGAGATGGGCGACCACGACGTCACCATCTCGATGGCCGAGGCGCTGATCCACACCATGGACACCGACCACGACGGCGTCCTGACCTTCGAGGAGTTCCTGGCCGCCCGCCGCCGCTGA